The Epinephelus lanceolatus isolate andai-2023 chromosome 1, ASM4190304v1, whole genome shotgun sequence genome has a window encoding:
- the LOC117256663 gene encoding tubulin monoglycylase TTLL3-like, producing the protein MRADVSMEATTCKRTPCLDSGTPPEGNVRRSFVSLPALNPERLRAAKALVDKAVKMHKVFSVQGPYPVIRAALKARGWVEQRMHHPNHHAYQRHSKEDRASSNDAGDSDDDDDNSDNVEKEDDPDGLYDLMSRLVRNEMVYFYWTNRRDAIDTNSLQKEQITNHFAKAGSFTTKAGLCVNLKNLHWFDSADPDTFFPRCYRLGAQDEKHAFIEDYRRTACTSLLKYIVEREQGVQGEGTSHNPQAVRKRSKSQSRPVILSQMIDSALKVCQEFLDSLEHRDIDISMETPQTLTKEEWAEFIDSYYLVVHDGAKIENSDHYVTFCKAMLEKLAEVCPQLDIDGIHNIWIIKPGAKSRGRGIKCAKRLDQILSVVEGDPTLIKESKWVVQKYLERPLLVHGTKFDVRQWFLVTDWNPLTVWFYKKCYLRFSTQPYSLHTLDSSVHLCNNSIQKHLRPSQQRHCSIPEDNMWSDDQFRTFLSSQGQEAQWQAVVVPGMKKGVIHALQTTQDLMKSRKNTFELYGADFMLGQDLRPWLIEVNVSPTMAPSTPVTARLCTAVQEDTLRVVLDRRADRTANTGDFQLIYKQAAVEVPKYVGINLLVEGYKMKCPCPLPPLRSSNRSAPKRRGPVKKKEPAAEKIKPLPKMLLKNAETQKNTSSRVPPPPPLPPELPVPVHIETVTLHMPVTMKSIHQPVSAQSHNVLLWKRRSEVSKVCSEKVQPSATEKQQGPSLSLEITVLKQSRQAAASTLSA; encoded by the exons ATGAGAGCTGATGTTAGTATGGAGGCCACCACGTGCAAACGGACACCATGCCTTGACAGTG gTACACCTCCTGAGGGCAATGTTCGCCGCAGTTTTGTAAGCCTACCTGCTCTTAACCCAGAGAGACTGAGGGCAGCCAAAGCTCTTGTGGACAAAGCTGTCAAG ATGCATAAGGTGTTTTCTGTCCAGGGCCCTTACCCTGTCATAAGGGCAGCATTGAAGGCCAGAGGCTGGGTTGAGCAGCGCATGCACCACCCAAACCACCATGCTTACCAGCGTCACAGCAAGGAGGACAGAGCCAGCTCTAATGATGCTGGTGACAGCGATGACGATGACG ATAACTCGGACAATGTCGAGAAAGAGGATGATCCAGATGGACTGTATGATCTCATg TCTCGCCTGGTGCGGAATGAAATGGTTTATTTCTACTGGACGAACCGTAGAGACGCCATCGACACCAACAGCCTGCAAAAAGAACAGATTACCAATCATTTTGCAAAAGCAGGCAGCTTCACCACCAAG GCGGGATTGTGTGTGAACCTGAAGAACCTGCACTGGTTTGATTCAGCTGACCCAGACACCTTCTTCCCTCGCTGTTACAGACTAGGAGCGCAGGATGAGAAGCATGCTTTCATTG AGGACTACAGGAGGACAGCCTGCACCAGTTTATTGAAGTACATTGTGGAGAGGGAGCAGGGTGTTCAGGGAGAAGGAACAAGCCACAACCCTCAGGCTGTGAGGAAACGAAGCAAAAGCCAATCCAGACCAGTCATCCTTTCCCAAATGATTGACAGCGCACTCAAAGTATGCCAGGAGTTTTTAGACAGTCTGGAGCATAGGGACATAGACATAAGCATGGAGACGCCACAGACTCTTACAAAGGAGGAGTGGGCCGAGTTTATCGACAGTTACTACCTTGTTGTTCA TGACGGAGCAAAGATTGAGAACAGCGATCATTATGTGACTTTCTGCAAAGCCATGCTAGAGAAGCTGGCAGAGGTCTGTCCACAGCTGGACATAGACGGCATACACAACATCTGGATCATTAAACCCGGAGCTAAGTCCAGGGGCAGGG GTATCAAATGCGCCAAGCGCCTGGATCAGATCCTCAGTGTGGTTGAAGGTGATCCAACCCTTATCAAGGAAAGCAAGTGGGTGGTGCAGAAGTACCTGGAGCGGCCTTTGCTGGTCCATGGCACCAAATTTGACGTGCGCCAATGGTTCTTGGTCACGGACTGGAACCCTCTGACTGTGTGGTTCTATAAAAAGTGCTACTTGCGCTTCTCTACGCAGCCTTACTCCCTTCATACACTGGACAG CTCTGTGCACCTGTGCAACAACTCCATCCAGAAGCACCTGAGACCCTCCCAACAGCGCCATTGTAGTATCCCAGAAGACAACATGTGGTCGGATGACCAGTTCAGGACTTTTTTGTCCAGCCAGGGCCAGGAGGCTCAGTGGCAAGCAGTGGTAGTCCCGGGGATGAAGAAGGGTGTGATCCACGCATTACAGACCACACAGGATCTGATGAAGTCAcgcaaaaacacatttgagcTCTATGGTGCTGACTTCATGTTAG GTCAGGACCTGCGTCCATGGCTGATAGAAGTCAATGTCAGTCCCACTATGGCTCCCTCCACCCCTGTGACAGCCCGCCTCTGTACCGCTGTGCAGGAGGACACATTACGAGTCGTCCTGGACCGGAGAGCAGACCGCACTGCAAACACTGGAGACTTTCAGCTCATATATAAGCAG GCAGCAGTAGAAGTGCCAAAGTATGTGGGAATCAACCTACTTGTTGAGGGCTACAAGATGAAGTGCCCCTGCCCACTTCCTCCACTGAGGTCCTCTAACCGCTCAGCACCAAAACGCCGCGGCCCTGTCAAGAAGAAGGAACCTGCAGCAGAAAAAATAAAGCCTCTGCCTAAGATGTTGTTGAAGAATGCAGAGACTCAGAAAAACACCAGCAGCAGAgttccaccacctcctcctcttcctcctgagcTGCCTGTGCCTGTCCATATTGAAACCGTAACACTTCACATGCCAGTGACTATGAAGTCCATCCACCAGCCCGTCAGTGCCCAGTCTCACAATGTACTTTTGTGGAAGAGGAGATCAGAAGTATCAAAGGTCTGCTCAGAGAAAGTCCAGCCCTCTGCCACAGAGAAGCAGCAAGGTCCTTCTTTGTCTCTGGAGATCACTGTTTTAAAACAGTCCAGACAGGCGGCTGCCAGCACCTTGAGTGCCTAA